A part of Streptomyces sp. NBC_01497 genomic DNA contains:
- a CDS encoding roadblock/LC7 domain-containing protein: MTRTTATYQDLDWLLDSLVDSVAGTRNAVLLSDDGLVMSHSRTVERADAERLAAICTGQQSLARGVGQLFDGGGVHQVLVELADLWLFIISAGEGTHLAVVASQEVDAEVMSLAMHELVQQVGQKLSARARGEFDAFGAGPGTGDVHRA, from the coding sequence ATGACGCGAACCACCGCCACGTATCAGGATCTCGACTGGCTCCTCGACTCACTCGTGGACTCCGTGGCCGGGACCAGGAACGCGGTCCTCCTGTCCGACGACGGCCTGGTGATGAGCCACTCCCGTACCGTCGAGCGCGCCGACGCCGAACGGCTCGCCGCCATCTGCACCGGTCAGCAGAGTCTCGCCCGGGGGGTGGGACAGCTCTTCGACGGCGGCGGTGTGCACCAGGTGCTCGTGGAACTGGCGGACCTGTGGCTGTTCATCATCTCCGCCGGCGAGGGCACCCACCTCGCGGTGGTCGCCTCGCAGGAGGTGGACGCCGAGGTGATGTCGCTGGCCATGCACGAGCTGGTGCAGCAGGTCGGCCAGAAGCTCAGTGCCCGGGCGCGCGGCGAGTTCGACGCGTTCGGCGCGGGGCCCGGCACGGGGGACGTGCACCGGGCGTGA
- a CDS encoding YoaK family protein, whose product MKREPRQKRHTSHSLRLGALLTLTGGFLDGFTYVGHGGVFANAQSGNIVLLGVFGAERHWRAAIAHVPPLVAFVLGILVAESLMHPRRGRAVRRPDRVAIIAEIAVLLVVGALPQATVSLVVVLLVAFAAAVQNSTFDTLRDWTFNSTMATGNVRTATRAAYRSRILREHGAGRQARSFTTICLAFLCGAASGGLVTSWWGNHAAWVAAGLLSLGLLLFVVDEAGERGTRHRP is encoded by the coding sequence ATGAAGCGTGAACCCCGACAGAAGCGGCATACTTCGCATTCCTTGCGGTTGGGTGCGCTCCTCACTCTCACGGGCGGGTTCCTGGACGGCTTCACCTACGTGGGCCACGGAGGCGTCTTCGCCAACGCGCAGAGCGGCAACATCGTGCTCCTCGGAGTGTTCGGCGCCGAGCGGCACTGGCGCGCCGCCATCGCCCACGTGCCGCCGCTGGTCGCGTTCGTCCTCGGCATCCTCGTGGCCGAGTCGCTGATGCATCCGCGCCGGGGCCGAGCGGTCCGCCGGCCCGACCGCGTGGCCATCATCGCCGAGATCGCCGTACTGCTGGTGGTGGGCGCGCTGCCGCAGGCCACCGTCAGCCTGGTCGTCGTCCTGCTGGTGGCGTTCGCCGCCGCCGTCCAGAACTCCACCTTCGACACCCTGCGCGACTGGACGTTCAACAGCACGATGGCCACCGGGAACGTCCGCACCGCTACGCGCGCGGCGTACCGGTCCAGGATTCTGCGAGAGCACGGCGCCGGCCGGCAGGCCCGGTCCTTCACCACCATCTGTCTCGCGTTCCTGTGCGGAGCGGCGTCGGGAGGTCTGGTCACGAGCTGGTGGGGCAATCACGCGGCCTGGGTGGCCGCGGGTCTGCTCTCGCTGGGCCTGCTGCTCTTCGTGGTCGACGAGGCCGGAGAGCGCGGAACGCGGCACCGGCCCTGA
- a CDS encoding nitrate- and nitrite sensing domain-containing protein, whose product MPGVALAALWAVTSGQTFLDYQRQAAQVELTQKAGQPSNIVYYDLQAERELSAQALARGGGDTAALRAQRTRTDKAVATFESLSGATIAAAPADERASVAKEREALAQLPSQRTLVDQGVAEDQTSVYRYYTNLITVDLQLLTSLGHVDNGTVTTASQPLVDMFWAKEMISRSDALLARGWPKRGLSPDSVRQLRDSLSQESFEYDVKVLPYLPGGERDDWDALMESPAWQDKSAVEQNVLAPAAIGSDGLVPLTADGQSWQRSMDTLTPVIERLMEQRTAGVVATGKDTVRSLLWKMVLTSAIGLAAVVAVAVTSWRLARSLRRRIGSLQERAEELERVLPDVVERLAQGELIDVDAEAGSIEAEAGVRGGDELARLGRALNLARASALGAAVRQAEQHRGFERLLQRIARRTQRLIGQQLKKLDELERRYDDPEVLEGLFDLDHLTARLRRYEENLVIMSGGSPHRRWRKPVPLLDVLRSAQGEVRDYRRVTLDPESGAWLSERGVGPVGHVLAELIENALAFSRPPTPVDVRAARVGRGIAIEVEDRGLGMDEAQLAEANALMTAPPRMDVLANGEDVRLGLRVVARLADQYGLRVEFRPSAFGGTRVVLFVPETLTAAAPPRAVAAGAPLPDHDPSDPLPPEVGDLPQRIAGRALAGATAEPGYVPSTPYAVAPRGPEAGAGPAGHGRHAGPSRAATTTGGPAEGPGARFRDPAGPAPDPGSQETGSRESHERPQPGHLSAAHRAPGRPAPTSAPPRPAGAVPGPFGMTPDDAPLPRRVRQASLVDELRGDPAAPVAAPRRPSWDENPLLRPVPRRAGAAIGAFQRQSRAARAHDGTTGPGPVTGAGDPRGTTPAPPEPAAPPFPPRDNTGEERP is encoded by the coding sequence GTGCCCGGCGTCGCCCTCGCCGCCCTGTGGGCGGTCACCAGCGGCCAGACGTTCCTCGACTACCAACGGCAGGCCGCTCAGGTCGAGTTGACACAGAAGGCCGGGCAGCCCTCCAACATCGTGTACTACGACCTGCAGGCGGAGCGCGAGCTCAGCGCACAGGCGCTCGCGCGGGGCGGCGGCGACACAGCCGCGCTGCGCGCGCAGCGGACCCGTACCGACAAGGCCGTCGCGACCTTCGAGTCGCTCTCCGGGGCCACCATCGCGGCGGCGCCGGCCGACGAGCGCGCGTCCGTCGCGAAGGAGCGCGAGGCCCTGGCCCAACTGCCCTCCCAGCGGACCCTGGTGGACCAGGGCGTCGCCGAGGACCAGACGTCCGTGTACCGCTACTACACGAACCTGATCACCGTCGACCTGCAGTTGCTCACCTCGCTCGGCCACGTCGACAACGGCACGGTCACCACCGCGTCGCAGCCCCTCGTGGACATGTTCTGGGCCAAGGAGATGATCTCGCGCTCCGATGCCCTGCTGGCCCGCGGCTGGCCCAAGCGCGGCCTGTCGCCCGACAGTGTCCGCCAGCTCCGCGACTCTCTCTCCCAGGAGTCGTTCGAGTACGACGTGAAGGTGCTGCCCTACCTGCCGGGCGGTGAGCGAGACGACTGGGACGCGCTGATGGAGAGCCCCGCCTGGCAGGACAAGTCGGCGGTCGAGCAGAACGTGCTCGCCCCCGCCGCCATCGGCTCCGACGGTCTCGTGCCGCTCACGGCGGACGGGCAGTCCTGGCAGCGGTCGATGGACACGCTCACACCGGTGATCGAGCGGTTGATGGAGCAGCGCACCGCCGGCGTGGTCGCGACCGGCAAGGACACGGTGCGCTCGCTGCTCTGGAAGATGGTGCTCACCTCGGCGATCGGTCTGGCCGCCGTGGTCGCGGTCGCCGTCACCAGCTGGCGCCTGGCCCGGTCACTGCGCCGCCGCATCGGCTCGCTGCAGGAGCGGGCGGAGGAGCTGGAGCGCGTGCTGCCGGACGTCGTGGAGCGCCTCGCACAGGGCGAGCTGATCGACGTGGACGCTGAGGCCGGCTCCATCGAAGCGGAAGCGGGAGTCCGGGGCGGCGACGAACTGGCCCGCCTCGGAAGGGCGTTGAACCTCGCCAGGGCCAGCGCGCTGGGAGCCGCCGTGCGCCAGGCCGAGCAGCACCGCGGCTTCGAGCGGCTGCTCCAGCGCATCGCCCGCCGCACCCAGCGGCTGATCGGACAGCAGCTGAAGAAACTGGACGAGCTGGAGCGCCGGTACGACGACCCCGAGGTGCTGGAGGGGCTGTTCGATCTGGACCACCTCACCGCGCGGCTACGGCGCTACGAGGAGAACCTCGTGATCATGTCGGGCGGTTCGCCGCACCGGCGCTGGCGCAAGCCCGTGCCGCTGCTGGACGTGCTGCGCTCGGCCCAGGGCGAGGTGCGCGACTACCGCCGGGTGACCCTCGATCCGGAGAGCGGCGCCTGGCTGTCCGAGCGCGGCGTGGGGCCCGTCGGCCACGTCCTCGCCGAACTGATCGAGAACGCCCTCGCGTTCTCCCGGCCGCCTACCCCCGTCGACGTGCGGGCGGCGCGGGTGGGCCGGGGCATCGCGATCGAGGTGGAGGACCGCGGGCTCGGCATGGACGAGGCCCAACTGGCCGAGGCCAACGCGCTGATGACGGCTCCGCCGCGGATGGACGTGCTGGCGAACGGCGAGGACGTCCGCCTCGGCCTGCGGGTGGTCGCGCGCCTCGCGGACCAGTACGGGCTGCGGGTGGAGTTCCGCCCGTCCGCCTTCGGCGGTACGCGTGTCGTGCTGTTCGTGCCGGAGACCCTGACGGCCGCCGCTCCTCCGCGCGCCGTCGCGGCGGGCGCGCCGCTGCCCGACCACGATCCCTCCGACCCGCTGCCGCCGGAGGTCGGCGACCTGCCGCAGCGGATCGCGGGCCGCGCGCTCGCGGGTGCCACGGCGGAGCCCGGGTACGTGCCGTCGACGCCCTACGCCGTCGCGCCCCGTGGCCCCGAGGCCGGCGCCGGTCCTGCGGGCCACGGCCGGCACGCCGGGCCGTCCCGGGCCGCGACGACGACCGGCGGCCCCGCCGAGGGCCCCGGCGCCCGGTTCCGGGACCCGGCCGGCCCTGCGCCGGACCCTGGCTCACAGGAGACCGGCTCCCGCGAGAGTCACGAACGGCCACAGCCCGGTCACCTCTCCGCGGCCCACCGCGCCCCCGGCCGGCCCGCGCCCACGTCCGCGCCGCCCCGGCCCGCGGGCGCCGTGCCGGGTCCTTTCGGCATGACCCCGGACGACGCGCCCCTGCCGCGCCGGGTCCGACAGGCCAGCCTGGTGGACGAGTTGCGCGGCGACCCCGCGGCACCGGTCGCCGCACCCCGGCGGCCGAGCTGGGACGAGAACCCGCTGCTGCGGCCGGTCCCACGGCGTGCCGGCGCGGCCATCGGCGCCTTCCAGCGGCAGTCGCGCGCCGCCCGTGCGCACGACGGCACCACCGGCCCCGGCCCCGTCACCGGCGCGGGCGACCCCCGTGGCACCACCCCGGCTCCCCCGGAGCCGGCGGCACCCCCCTTCCCTCCGAGAGACAACACGGGAGAAGAACGGCCATGA
- a CDS encoding GTP-binding protein has translation MTTSQAAPAAVKILIAGGFGVGKTTMVGSVSEIEPLRTEEYLTRASVGVDDLSGVDRKETTTVALDFGRITVSPELVVYLFGTPGQERFWFMWNDLVNGALGGVVIADTRRLDMSFASIDFFESRDIPFVVAINCFHGHNTRPPEEIRAALDLDPRIPLLVGDVRQRTFSRDVLLALVDELIEAAAPVG, from the coding sequence ATGACCACCAGTCAGGCGGCGCCCGCCGCCGTGAAGATACTGATCGCCGGCGGGTTCGGCGTCGGCAAGACCACCATGGTCGGCTCGGTGAGCGAGATCGAGCCGCTGCGCACCGAGGAGTACCTGACCCGCGCCAGTGTCGGCGTGGACGACCTGTCGGGCGTCGACCGCAAGGAGACGACGACGGTCGCGCTGGACTTCGGACGGATCACGGTCAGCCCCGAGCTGGTGGTGTACCTGTTCGGCACGCCGGGCCAGGAACGCTTCTGGTTCATGTGGAACGACCTCGTCAACGGCGCGCTCGGGGGGGTGGTGATCGCCGACACCCGGCGGCTCGACATGAGTTTCGCGTCCATCGACTTCTTCGAGAGCCGGGACATCCCGTTCGTGGTGGCGATCAACTGCTTCCACGGGCACAACACGCGGCCCCCCGAGGAGATCCGGGCGGCGCTCGACCTCGACCCGCGGATCCCGCTGCTCGTGGGCGACGTGCGGCAGCGGACGTTCAGCAGGGACGTGCTGCTGGCCCTGGTCGACGAACTGATCGAGGCGGCCGCGCCGGTCGGCTGA
- a CDS encoding DUF742 domain-containing protein, with translation MSQYAYDAGDSEGHTDAYGDGDGFPDEDDDGAGTMVRPYTITRGRTAPERDDLTLITVLTTAIDPRELPGAPARPARLQPEHRLILQRCRHATALAEVSAALDLPVSVTKILAGDLLAQGLLFARAPLTVARASGGADLGLLAAVRDGLRRL, from the coding sequence GTGAGCCAGTACGCATACGACGCGGGGGACAGCGAGGGGCACACGGACGCCTACGGCGACGGGGACGGGTTCCCCGACGAGGACGATGACGGCGCGGGCACGATGGTCCGCCCGTACACCATCACCCGGGGCCGCACCGCCCCTGAGCGGGACGATCTCACCCTGATCACGGTGCTGACCACCGCGATCGACCCGCGCGAGCTGCCGGGCGCGCCTGCCAGGCCCGCCCGGCTCCAGCCCGAGCACCGGCTGATCCTGCAGCGGTGCCGGCACGCCACGGCGCTGGCCGAGGTGTCCGCCGCGCTCGATCTGCCGGTCTCGGTGACCAAGATCCTGGCCGGGGACCTGCTGGCCCAGGGACTGTTGTTCGCCCGCGCGCCGCTGACGGTGGCGCGGGCGTCGGGGGGCGCGGATCTCGGCCTGCTGGCCGCCGTGCGCGACGGACTTCGGAGACTCTGA